Genomic DNA from Pseudodesulfovibrio senegalensis:
CGTGAAGTAGCTGATCAGGCCCAGAGTGTGGAACCCGGTGCGGATGATTTTTTCCAGCCCGGCCTCGGTCACGCCGTAGGATTCAAGGAACTCCGCGTATTCCTCGTCTTCAAGGCCCACGAGTTCCTCTTCCATGCGTGCGGAAATCTTGACGAACTCGGCTCCGCGCTCCTCGGCCAGCGAGCGCACGGCGGTCACATACTCGTTGTCCTCGCCCAGTCCGTCCTCGTCCACGTTGGCGCAGTAGATCATGTTCTTGGCCGTGATCAGGCGCAGCTCGTCCAGCACTTCCCGCACGGCCTTGTTGTCCATGTCCGGGTATGTGGCGGCCAGCGCGCCCTGATTCAGGTGCTCCAGCAGGGCTTCGGCGGCCGCGATTTTCGGTGCCAGGGTCTTGTCGCCCTTGAGCTGTTTTTTCATGCGTTCGACGCGGTTTTCAAGGGCCTGCACGTCCGCGAGGATCAGTTCGGTCTCGATGACCTCAATGTCGCGCAGCGGGTCCACCGAGCCGGAGACGTGCACCACGTCGTCATCCACAAAGCAGCGCACCACGTGCAGGATGGCCTGCGTTTCGCGGATGTTGGCCAGAAATTTGTTGCCCAGCCCCTCGCCCTTGCTTGCGCCCGCCACCAGCCCGGCGATGTCCACGAAATCCACGGTGGAATGCTGTACGCGCTGTGGGTTGACCAGCTCGGCCAGCTTTTCGATGCGCTTGTCGGGTACGGGGACCACGGCCTTGTTGGGTTCGATGGTGCAGAAGGCGTAGTTGGCGCTTTCCGCGTTCTGGGCCTTGGTCAGGGCGTTGAACAGGGTGGACTTGCCCACATTGGGCAGGCCCACGATGCCGATGCTCACGGACATGGAATTTCTCCTGAAATATGTAATGAACGGCCAAGCCGTCGGACCGCGCATCACTACAACGCTTCGGCCCGGAACGCAAGGCAGGCCGGGCGGGTGCGAAAAGACGGGCCCGGGGCATGAATCGCCGCTGGCGCACGGGGGCGGTTTTTCGTAGTGTCCCGGCACATGCACAATGTCCAACCGCATGGCGGCACCACCTCGGTCAGTCATTGATTGCAAAGGGCAAAGGGGTACAATGGAAACGGATACCAGCAGAAAGACCATCGCGGCCTATGACAAAAACGCGCAGGGCTATGCGGACAAATTCGATGACTACCCGACGTATCGGGACAGGATAGCGGATTTCCAGCAAAAGCATGTTCCGAAAGGCGCCCATATTCTGGACCTTGGCTGCGGGCCGGGGTGCAACATCAGCACGATTCTGGAGCGGGACCATACGTGCACCTTTGACGGGGTGGACCTTTCCGGCGAATTCTTGCGCATGGCACGGCAGCGGTTTCCGCGGTTCGATTTTTTGCAGCAGGACATTTGCGACCTTGACCTGCCCGGGAAATACGACGTGGTGCTCGCCTCGTTCTGCATCGTGCATCTCACGAATGAGCAGACCGCCGGAGTCATGCACCGGTTGCCGGACGCGATCCGTGACGGCGGCTGCCTGTACCTGAGCTACATGAACGGGGAAAAATCGGGATTCGAGACAACCAGTTTTTCCGAGGAAACGATATTTTTCAATTACTATCAGGATGAATTTATTATCGATTTGCTGGAGCGCAACGGCATGACCGTGGTGGAGATCGCCAAGGACGAATATGCCGAGCCCGACGGCTCCACAACCATCGATACGTTTATCCACGCGAAAAAAACGAGCGGCGGGTAGTTTCGTTCGTATTGTCCGAATGGGCAAAGAAAAAGGCTCCCCGGCAAGGGGGAGCCTTTTGTCGTTCTGTGTGCGTTGGACTTATGATTTCAGGGATTCCACCTGATCGGTGATTTCCTGGGCCAGTTTTGCAAGGGCATTGATGTCGTTGTTGGCCTGGCTCATAAGCTCGGTGTTGTCGCGGGCGATGTTGTTGATTTCGTCCACGCTGCGGGTGATCTGTTCGGACGCTGCGGACTGTTCTTCCGCGGCAGCGGCGATGGATTGGACCTGTGCCGCTGTTTCCTGCGCCATGTGTACGATTTCCTCCAGCTTCCGGCCGGAATCGTCGGTGATGCCGGTGGTGCTGTCGATGGCCTCAACCGCGTTGTCGATGCCTTCCACGTTCAGGTGCGTGAGCTGCTGGATGCCCTGAATGTTGTTGCCGACTTCGCCGGTGGCGCTCATGGTCTTTTCAGCCAGTTTGCGGACCTCGTCCGCCACCACGGCGAATCCGCGTCCGGCTTCGCCGGCCCGGGCCGCCTCGATGGCCGCGTTCAGGGCCAGCAGGTTGGTCTGGTCTGCGATGTCGTTGATCACATGCATGACCTGACCGATGGCCTCGGACTGTTCGTCCAGCTTGTGCATGTTCTTGCGCAGGGTCATGGTCAGCTCCTGCAGGTTGGTCATGGCGTCCACGGTGCGCGAAACAAGCTGGGAACCTTCCTGCGCGATATCGCGCGAGCGGTCCGCGTGGTCCGCTGCCTCACCCGCGTTTCTGGCCACTTCGAGCACGGTGGCGTTCATTTCCTCCATGGCTGTGGCCGCTTCGGAAATGCGCGCCATCTGCACTTCGGTGCCGTGGCTCACTTCGCTGCTCATGCGGGCGATGTCGTCACTGGTGCTGTTGAGGGTGCTCACGACTCCGGCAAGGCTGTCGGCCGCGGCCATCTTGCCTTCCCGTGTTGCCACGGCAGCCTGTTCCATGGCTTCCCGGGCCTGCTGCGCGGCGGCTTCAGCGGCTTGGGCCTGCTTGTTGGCCTCGGCTTCCTTGATCTTGATGCTTTCCATGTTTTCGCCCAGTGTTGCCACCATGGCGTTGAGCGACGACTGCATCTGGGAGATTTCATCCGAACCTTGCGGGTTCATGCGTACTTCCAGATCGCCGTTGGCAACGGCGTCGGCAGCGTTCATGGTTTCGTGCAACGGATTGGTTATGGCCCGGATGATGATCAGGCTCAGGGGCAGCACCACCAGCAGCAGGATGGCGGCGATGAAGCCGAGCTGCATCAGGGTTTCGGATTGCACGATCTCGTGAATGGCCGAGGCCACGGCAGCCTCTTCTTCGGCGATGTTGTCGATGTATATGCCCGTGCCTATCCAGTAGTCCGTGCCCGGGATGCTTTCGGCATAGCCGAGCTTGGGCTGGTCGCCCTTGCCGGGCTTGGGAAAGATGTATTCCACGAAACCGCCGCCCGCAGCCGCCTGTTTCGAGAGTTCCTTGACGAAAAAGATGCCGTTCTTGTCCTTGGCCGTGGAGAGGTCCTTGCCCCGCAGGGAGGGCTTGGGCGGAACCGAAACCACCGTGGTGCCCGTGTATACGAAAAAGTATCCGGATTTGTCCTTTTCAAAGCGGATGTTCTTGACCGCCTTGCGGATGGCTTCCTCCCGCATGTCTTCGGGCATGTCCCGGACAAGGTCGGCAAGGGACACGGCCATGGAGTGCGAGGCTGTCCTGAGCTTGTCCTTCTCCATTCGCAGCATGGTTTTCTGCGTGGTGCTGGTGGAGAACCGCTCGATGGTTCCCATGGTGTTTACCAGCATGCCGACGGTGACGCCGATACAGAGCAGCATCAGCAGCAGCAGTGATAAAATCTTGTTTCTGATGGAAAGGTTCTTGAGCATGGCTTGCCTCCACGTGGTGCGGGAATTTTTTTTGTAAGTTATGGCCTGAATGGCGGTACGTGCAATGATAGTATTCGTTATTGTCGAGGATGGTGTGAGAATGGATGGGAAAAGGCTCCCTAGCAGGGAGGAATAGTTTTGTAAACCTCGGTATTGGATAAAGTCTTGTCTTGTCCTTGTGTTCCATTGTCGTGGAGACATGTTCATGTTTCATATTCTTGCGGAAGGGGGAGGCCGGGCGGTTTTGAAAAAACGGACGCGCTCTGCATAATGGACTCGGCAATCGGTCGATTCGCTGGTAACGGGTTGCAGGTATGCTGTAATGCAGGGACACTTCCGGCTGTGTGTTTCGATAAAACAATGGGTTTCGACTGTGCACGCAAGGACGGTATTTCGTGAAGAATACGCTCATTTTGTTGTTTTTTCTGATTGCTTTGGGAGCGGCCGGAGAACTTCGGGCGGCTACGTTTCAGGCTGCGGGCAACAAGCCTGCCGCGGTTGTTTTTGATAATGAAACGTACGATTTCGAGTTGCGTCGCGTTTTGGGTATGGCGGTTTCCCGCGGTTCCGACGTCAACGAATGCCTGGAAACCGCCCATGCAATACAACCGGGCGATGCCGAATCCTGGTACGTGAACTGGTATGGCTTGGCCGAGCGAGTGCGCAGAACCGGAGAGGAATGCCTGCGGAAAGGACATGCTGTTTCCGCGCGGGAGGCGTTTTTCCGCGCGTCCACCTACTATCGCAGCGCGGGGTTCTTTCTTGTGGGCAATCCCCGGGATTCCAGGATCGTGACGTCCTGGAAAAAGAGCCGGGACATGTTCCGCAAAGGCGCTCGACTGGGAGAGTATCCTGTGGCGGTGGTTTCGATTCCCTATGAAAAAACAACGCTTCCCGGCTACGTGCTGCAGCCGGACCGTTCCGGAAAGAAGCGGAAAACCGTGATCATCCAGACGGGCTTCGACGGAACCGCGGAAGAATTGTATTTCGAAAACGCCCTGTTTGCCCTCAGGCGGGGGTGGACCGTCATTCTTTTCGAAGGGCCCGGGCAGGGCGGAGCCTTGCATGAACAGGGCCTGACATTCCGCCCGGACTGGGAAAACGTGATTACCCCGGTTGTGGATTTTGCGCTGACCAGAAATGGGGTGGACCCGGAACGGATCGCCCTCATGGGCATCAGCATGGGCGGCTATCTCGCACCCCGGGGCGCGTCCGGCGAGCATCGGCTGGCCGCACTGGTGGCCAATCCCGGTACATATGACATGCTGGGCCACCGTAGGGCTGATGCCCGGGAATGGGAGGAAATGCGCAGCGATCCGGACGGAACCAACACGGCCTTGCGGCAGGCCATGGGCAAGGACATCGGCTTCCGCTGGTTCATTGAGAACGGCATGCTCACCACCGGAACGAAGACCCCGCTGCAGTTTTTAGAAATGTTCAGGAAATTCAACATGCAGGGGTTGGCGGACAGGATTACGTGCCCCACGCTGGTGATTGTCGGCGCTGGCGACCATTTCTCCTCGATCAAGGATCAGAGGAAGCTGTATGACGAGCTTGCCTGCCCGAAAACGCTGCTTGTTTTCGACAAGGCGTCTTTTGCGGACGAGCATTGCCAGATGGGGGCGCTCATGACCTCGAACCAGAGGATATTCGACTGGCTGGATGAGACCGTGGACCGCTGAACGTCTGTTTCGGGGGGCAGAGATTATTCGTATCGTTTCAGGATTCGCGCCATTGTGCCCTTGCTGCGGATTGTGCGCATCCCCTTGGCGAACAGGGAGAGGATGCGGTCGGCCCGGGGATTTTCCCTGGAAACCATGACGTGGAGCGAAACCTCGTACAACGGGGTTTTGGAGCGGCGAAACAGGTGAGATTGTTCCGGGAAGTTTGTGTGGATTTCATGTCTGGCCACCAGATCGTTCATGGGAAAAAGGTCCAGACGATTCTTCAAGAGCATTTTCAGGCCCACGGTATTGTTTTTGACCACCAGGGCCGGCACCTGATTTTGCTCGAAGAGTTCCCGGTGAACGAAACCGTTCAGGGTGCCGACCCGGTACTCGCGCAGTGCGGCATAGTCTGTGAAATCGAATTCGAACAGGTTCCGTTTGATGAAGTAGAGATAGGTGCGCTCCGTGAGCATGGGCACGGAAAAGCGGGCGAACCTTTTTCGCGTGGGGGTCTGCACGTAAGGAAAGACAGCGACGTCCATACCTTCCCGGATCATCTCTTCGCATCGGGGCCAGGGAGCGAAGTCCAGCACGGTCTCCACGCCTGCGGCAGCAAAGGCGGCCAGAACGATCTCCACGGTGATGCCCGGTTCTTTGGTGTTTGAACTGGAGTATGGCGTCCAGTCGCCACAGAACAGCCGGAGCGGGGCCGCAGAAACCGGCGTCGGCTTGAGCAGAAGCCCCACGGCGACGAGCGATATTGCTATGATGAGGGATTTGATTTTGCACATAGAGTGTTCCAGCGTTAAACATGCCACGCCCTTGGGCCGCTGTCGAGATCGTTAGCCGGCAATCCGCGCCTGTGGCTAACGAATATCCGGTTTGTCAGCCTTTGGAGAGGTCTATATACTGCGAGCTCTGGAGGGGGTCGGCCAGTTGCAAAGACAACGCATGACGTTGTCCTTGCCTTTGAATTTGATAACAATCCAACGCAGGGCGATTGAATAGAATGATCCGGGCTAAAAAATATATCCGTATACTGGTTATCAACTGTGCCGTTCTGATCGGCATGCTTCTTTTGATTGAAGGCGCCTTCAGGTTGATCATTCCGGCCTCCGAAGTCGTGCCTGCGTTCAGTGATCAGAACCTTGGGATGCGAGGACGGCCGTTTGTGGAGGCGAACCAGACCCGCGGTTTTGCTTTGAAGCCGGAATTCGCCAATAGGTATTATACCGTGAATTCCGAAGGGTTTCGCGGGCAGGCTTTTCCCAAGGACCTGAATCGTAAACACGTCATCCTCGCTCTTGGGGAGTCGACCACGTTCGGCTGGGGCGTACGGGACAATGAAACGTATCCCTTCTATCTGGAAAAGTGTTTTTCCGAAAAGTATCGCGATGTTTTCGTGGTGAATGGCGGGGTTCCCTCCTACTCCTCAAGCCAGGTACTGGTGGCCCTTCAGGAAACCCTGGCCCAAGGCCGGATCAGGCCGGATCTGGTTTTGATCTGTATTTTGGGGAACGACGTCTGGTACTCGAGCATCGCCAATTGGCACCCGGATATTCTTGTCTACCAGAAACCGCCTCAGTGGGTGACGATGGCCATGAAGTATTCTCGGCTGGGGTATGCGTGCCTCATGGGTTTTCCCAAAAAAAGCACCCAGACGAATGTTTTCAATGCAAAGGCGTTGGACAAGTTCAAAAGCAATATCGTGGCGATGATCAATGTGTGCAAATCACACGGCGTTCGCCTCGCTTTTGTGGAGCCTCCTCTTGATTCGGGGCATTTGCCCAAACAGGGATTGGACAGGTTCCAGATTCGGTACACCAGGGATTATCTGGTTGAAACCATTTCGACCTATGTCCGGTCTGTGCGTGAAGTCGCTGAAAAATACGGGGTGCCTGTCATCGATCACAGCCTGGGCCTGAATCACAAGCACCAAAAGGGACTATTCCGAGACAGTGATTTCCATCCTACGCCGAAAGGAAACGCCATGATGGCCAGGGATGTGTATGCGGGGATTGTCGGGGCCGACCTCCTTCCCATGCTTAAAAATCAAAATAAATGAATTTGCTGCTGCCCCCGCCGAGCACGTTGAGAATGACGGCCAGAAACCAGAGTACGGACAGACACGCGGTCAGCAGAAATCTGTTCGACCGCTCGACAAGTCCTTTCAGGCAATCCATGCAGTCCCAGTGATGGAAAAAATAAGTAAGAGAACAGAGCATCAACGGGTAGGCGTAAGGGAGAACGTCTCCGGCAGTAAAGGATTGCCAGAAAACCAATGATCTGATGATGTCCCACGCTTGATCAATATTGGTTGACCGTACAAAGATCACCCCAAAGGCAAACAGGTGGAATGTGATCAGGATTTTTATCGGATTGGGGAGCCGCCGTGGCCATGGGGTGTTTTTGAACAGGGATTCCACAATGAGCAGGATTCCATTGAACGCGCCCCACACAACATAGGTCCAGTTTGCGCCATGCCAAAGGCCGCACAAGGTCAGGGTTATGAGCTTGGCAAGGGGCTTTATGTATTTGTAATTATATCTTTTTACAATCGGGATGTACAAATAGTCCCGCAACCAGAAGGAAAGGGTCATTTGCCATCTGCGCCACACTTCCGTTGTGGAGCTGGAAAGGTATGGCCGGTTGAAGTTCATGGGAAGTTGAATCCCGAAGAAAAGGGCCAACCCGATGGCCATATCGGTATATCCACTGAAATCACAATATATTTGCGCCGGAAACAGGTAGAATCCCAGCAGGGCTTGGAGCGTGTCGGGTGTTTCCTTCACTGAATAGATACCATCGACAAAAGGCTTGATCTGGTCTGCAAAGATGAGTTTTTTGACCAGCCCGGCGGTGAAAATCGTTATGGCCTGCCAGCGGACAAGGTTCGTGGGTTGCAGATTCTGCTTGAGTTGGGGCAGTAGTTCCCTTGGCCTGAGGATCGGCCCCGCGATCAGTTGGGGGAAATACGTCACATAGGCAAGAAGCCACGAAAACCGTTTTTCTGCAGCATAGTCCTTTTTTGCCACGTCAATCAGGTAGGCGATCAGCGTAAAGGTGATATACGAGATGCCCAGGGGCAGCCCGATGGTGATAATCTCCCTTTGGAGGAAGAAGTTGAGATATTTGAAAATGAAAAGCGGAGTGAGCATTCCGGCTATGCATAGTCCAAGCCGTAATTTCTTGTTTTGGGGCCCTGTTGCATTGCCGATCCATGTTACGGCAAAGAAGCCGCCCAGTGTCAGCCCCACCGGAATAACGGTATAATACCAGTTCCAGTACCCATAGAAGTACAGGCTGGCAATGATGATGAGCCAATGGTGCCACTTTTTTGGAGTGGCGTACCAAAGAAAGAGAAAGGCGACAAAGAAAACAAAAAATGACGAAGAACAGAACAGCATGGCTTACTGTATTTTGAAAAAGTTATTATTGATGCAGTAATCGGTTATTATCCGGTTGGCTTTGGCGTTGGGGTGATGGTCGGTAGGCATGGCCCACAGGGTTTTCGGATCGTGTATTCCCTCGAATGCAGGCAATGGGTCAATGTACTTGATGCCTCTGCTTTGCGCTTCTTTTGATATGGCCTCATGCGCGAATCCGTAGAGGTAGTTGCCCAGAT
This window encodes:
- the ychF gene encoding redox-regulated ATPase YchF, producing MSVSIGIVGLPNVGKSTLFNALTKAQNAESANYAFCTIEPNKAVVPVPDKRIEKLAELVNPQRVQHSTVDFVDIAGLVAGASKGEGLGNKFLANIRETQAILHVVRCFVDDDVVHVSGSVDPLRDIEVIETELILADVQALENRVERMKKQLKGDKTLAPKIAAAEALLEHLNQGALAATYPDMDNKAVREVLDELRLITAKNMIYCANVDEDGLGEDNEYVTAVRSLAEERGAEFVKISARMEEELVGLEDEEYAEFLESYGVTEAGLEKIIRTGFHTLGLISYFTAGVKEVRAWTIHDGDKAPQAAGVIHTDFERGFIRAEVISYDHYVEHGSEAKCRAEGVLRVEGKEYVVKDGDVVHFLFNV
- a CDS encoding class I SAM-dependent methyltransferase; the protein is METDTSRKTIAAYDKNAQGYADKFDDYPTYRDRIADFQQKHVPKGAHILDLGCGPGCNISTILERDHTCTFDGVDLSGEFLRMARQRFPRFDFLQQDICDLDLPGKYDVVLASFCIVHLTNEQTAGVMHRLPDAIRDGGCLYLSYMNGEKSGFETTSFSEETIFFNYYQDEFIIDLLERNGMTVVEIAKDEYAEPDGSTTIDTFIHAKKTSGG
- a CDS encoding methyl-accepting chemotaxis protein, with the protein product MLKNLSIRNKILSLLLLMLLCIGVTVGMLVNTMGTIERFSTSTTQKTMLRMEKDKLRTASHSMAVSLADLVRDMPEDMREEAIRKAVKNIRFEKDKSGYFFVYTGTTVVSVPPKPSLRGKDLSTAKDKNGIFFVKELSKQAAAGGGFVEYIFPKPGKGDQPKLGYAESIPGTDYWIGTGIYIDNIAEEEAAVASAIHEIVQSETLMQLGFIAAILLLVVLPLSLIIIRAITNPLHETMNAADAVANGDLEVRMNPQGSDEISQMQSSLNAMVATLGENMESIKIKEAEANKQAQAAEAAAQQAREAMEQAAVATREGKMAAADSLAGVVSTLNSTSDDIARMSSEVSHGTEVQMARISEAATAMEEMNATVLEVARNAGEAADHADRSRDIAQEGSQLVSRTVDAMTNLQELTMTLRKNMHKLDEQSEAIGQVMHVINDIADQTNLLALNAAIEAARAGEAGRGFAVVADEVRKLAEKTMSATGEVGNNIQGIQQLTHLNVEGIDNAVEAIDSTTGITDDSGRKLEEIVHMAQETAAQVQSIAAAAEEQSAASEQITRSVDEINNIARDNTELMSQANNDINALAKLAQEITDQVESLKS
- a CDS encoding alpha/beta hydrolase family protein, coding for MKNTLILLFFLIALGAAGELRAATFQAAGNKPAAVVFDNETYDFELRRVLGMAVSRGSDVNECLETAHAIQPGDAESWYVNWYGLAERVRRTGEECLRKGHAVSAREAFFRASTYYRSAGFFLVGNPRDSRIVTSWKKSRDMFRKGARLGEYPVAVVSIPYEKTTLPGYVLQPDRSGKKRKTVIIQTGFDGTAEELYFENALFALRRGWTVILFEGPGQGGALHEQGLTFRPDWENVITPVVDFALTRNGVDPERIALMGISMGGYLAPRGASGEHRLAALVANPGTYDMLGHRRADAREWEEMRSDPDGTNTALRQAMGKDIGFRWFIENGMLTTGTKTPLQFLEMFRKFNMQGLADRITCPTLVIVGAGDHFSSIKDQRKLYDELACPKTLLVFDKASFADEHCQMGALMTSNQRIFDWLDETVDR
- a CDS encoding substrate-binding periplasmic protein, whose product is MCKIKSLIIAISLVAVGLLLKPTPVSAAPLRLFCGDWTPYSSSNTKEPGITVEIVLAAFAAAGVETVLDFAPWPRCEEMIREGMDVAVFPYVQTPTRKRFARFSVPMLTERTYLYFIKRNLFEFDFTDYAALREYRVGTLNGFVHRELFEQNQVPALVVKNNTVGLKMLLKNRLDLFPMNDLVARHEIHTNFPEQSHLFRRSKTPLYEVSLHVMVSRENPRADRILSLFAKGMRTIRSKGTMARILKRYE
- a CDS encoding SGNH/GDSL hydrolase family protein; its protein translation is MIRAKKYIRILVINCAVLIGMLLLIEGAFRLIIPASEVVPAFSDQNLGMRGRPFVEANQTRGFALKPEFANRYYTVNSEGFRGQAFPKDLNRKHVILALGESTTFGWGVRDNETYPFYLEKCFSEKYRDVFVVNGGVPSYSSSQVLVALQETLAQGRIRPDLVLICILGNDVWYSSIANWHPDILVYQKPPQWVTMAMKYSRLGYACLMGFPKKSTQTNVFNAKALDKFKSNIVAMINVCKSHGVRLAFVEPPLDSGHLPKQGLDRFQIRYTRDYLVETISTYVRSVREVAEKYGVPVIDHSLGLNHKHQKGLFRDSDFHPTPKGNAMMARDVYAGIVGADLLPMLKNQNK
- a CDS encoding MBOAT family O-acyltransferase, which encodes MLFCSSSFFVFFVAFLFLWYATPKKWHHWLIIIASLYFYGYWNWYYTVIPVGLTLGGFFAVTWIGNATGPQNKKLRLGLCIAGMLTPLFIFKYLNFFLQREIITIGLPLGISYITFTLIAYLIDVAKKDYAAEKRFSWLLAYVTYFPQLIAGPILRPRELLPQLKQNLQPTNLVRWQAITIFTAGLVKKLIFADQIKPFVDGIYSVKETPDTLQALLGFYLFPAQIYCDFSGYTDMAIGLALFFGIQLPMNFNRPYLSSSTTEVWRRWQMTLSFWLRDYLYIPIVKRYNYKYIKPLAKLITLTLCGLWHGANWTYVVWGAFNGILLIVESLFKNTPWPRRLPNPIKILITFHLFAFGVIFVRSTNIDQAWDIIRSLVFWQSFTAGDVLPYAYPLMLCSLTYFFHHWDCMDCLKGLVERSNRFLLTACLSVLWFLAVILNVLGGGSSKFIYFDF